One Candidatus Cloacimonadota bacterium genomic region harbors:
- a CDS encoding transglutaminase domain-containing protein, translated as GNRSIQNMTLYSTTKKKIAKATEQKQIVHLKEGQEYELFYWQDEWKSVGKKIAASGPIVFEDVPAGRLYWLVETDSRKEERIFTYENDEQVWW; from the coding sequence AAGGAAATCGATCGATCCAAAATATGACGCTGTATTCCACTACGAAAAAGAAGATAGCCAAAGCAACTGAACAGAAACAGATCGTGCACTTAAAAGAAGGGCAAGAATACGAACTTTTTTACTGGCAGGATGAGTGGAAATCTGTTGGAAAAAAGATCGCAGCTTCGGGACCTATCGTTTTTGAAGATGTTCCTGCTGGAAGATTATACTGGCTTGTAGAAACTGATTCCCGAAAAGAAGAGCGAATTTTTACATACGAAAATGATGAGCAGGTTTGGTGGTAG